A genomic stretch from Deltaproteobacteria bacterium HGW-Deltaproteobacteria-18 includes:
- a CDS encoding glucokinase, with amino-acid sequence MTPDGRSDRYADHVFLGEKRMAYILAADIGGTNSRFGLFDHLPGRDPELLESFGVLTASVSSFAQLLRRVRDEGLSLDPMDADQVVLAVAGPVRDGVSCSLTNASWDIDLREPAAGLPIERTVLINDFVAQALGCRTRKAAESSILIQKGVPRPAVVAAVGPGTGLGLCALAPLAGRCPGFLALPSEGGHAPLAFVTEREFDFLRFLQARTGHSHAFGDIVVSGRGLSAMHLFLTGRDLPAAEVAREIDPESETSEWFARFLGRACRAYVLHVLAWGGLDLCGGIAAKNPFLAAHDEFLREFCDCPAYGHLLAQIPVRLITAQDTGLRGAASHARSLLDAEAKDAAHVFVG; translated from the coding sequence TTGACTCCCGATGGTCGGAGCGATCGCTACGCGGACCACGTTTTTTTGGGGGAGAAGCGCATGGCGTATATTCTGGCCGCCGACATCGGCGGGACCAACAGCCGTTTCGGTCTTTTCGACCATTTGCCGGGTCGGGATCCGGAGCTTCTGGAGTCTTTTGGCGTTCTGACCGCCTCAGTCTCTTCCTTTGCGCAGTTGCTGCGTCGGGTGCGGGACGAGGGCTTGAGCCTTGATCCCATGGACGCGGACCAGGTCGTCCTGGCAGTGGCCGGACCCGTGCGGGACGGGGTGAGCTGCAGCCTGACCAACGCTTCCTGGGATATCGATCTGCGCGAGCCTGCGGCCGGATTGCCGATTGAACGGACCGTCCTCATCAACGATTTCGTGGCTCAGGCCCTTGGCTGCCGGACCCGCAAGGCGGCCGAGTCCTCCATCCTGATACAGAAGGGAGTCCCTCGTCCCGCAGTGGTGGCAGCGGTGGGTCCGGGGACGGGACTTGGTCTTTGCGCCCTGGCTCCGCTGGCCGGGAGGTGCCCTGGTTTTCTGGCCCTGCCTTCGGAGGGCGGGCATGCTCCGCTGGCCTTCGTGACCGAACGCGAGTTCGATTTTCTGCGTTTTCTGCAGGCCCGCACCGGCCATTCCCATGCATTCGGCGATATCGTGGTCTCGGGCCGGGGCCTGAGCGCCATGCACTTGTTTCTGACGGGACGCGACCTGCCCGCTGCGGAGGTGGCGCGGGAAATCGACCCTGAAAGCGAGACTTCAGAGTGGTTCGCGCGCTTTTTAGGCCGTGCCTGCCGTGCCTATGTGCTTCATGTGCTGGCCTGGGGCGGTCTTGATCTGTGCGGCGGGATTGCGGCCAAGAATCCCTTTTTGGCCGCTCACGATGAATTTTTGCGTGAATTTTGCGATTGCCCGGCCTATGGGCATCTACTGGCCCAGATTCCCGTCCGCCTGATCACTGCCCAAGACACGGGCCTGCGCGGCGCGGCCAGCCATGCACGGAGTCTGCTTGACGCCGAAGCAAAAGACGCTGCCCACGTTTTTGTGGGGTAA
- a CDS encoding TIGR01777 family protein, with protein MKILAFGATGFVGAHLVPHLVGRGHEVTVAARSGKARFSSPVRVARADPVTPGPWQDLIGEHDAVVNLTGSPVMTRWNKAGKEGILQSRVMSTRHIVDALARTTGKTLLCANAIGFYGDTGDSVCTEDTPRGNGFLAEVCKAWQAEALHAQEFGHRVVIPRIAVVLGHGGALAKMITPFSLGLGGRIGHGRQWFSWIHIDDLTRVMSFLLETPEASGSFNACSPEPVTNAGFTQSLAKGLGRPAILPVPAFALRLALGEAAGMLLTGQRCHPEALQRLGFGFAFPNLDAALAHVLPEFKTTRSA; from the coding sequence ATGAAGATTCTGGCTTTCGGCGCAACCGGATTCGTGGGGGCGCATCTTGTGCCCCATCTCGTCGGACGCGGCCACGAAGTTACCGTGGCCGCCCGTTCCGGCAAGGCCAGATTCTCTTCTCCGGTGCGCGTCGCGCGGGCCGATCCGGTCACGCCGGGGCCCTGGCAGGATCTGATCGGCGAGCACGATGCAGTGGTGAACCTGACCGGAAGCCCGGTCATGACCCGCTGGAACAAGGCCGGCAAGGAAGGCATCCTGCAATCCAGGGTCATGAGCACGCGGCACATTGTGGACGCCCTGGCCCGCACCACGGGCAAGACCCTGCTCTGCGCCAACGCCATAGGCTTTTACGGCGATACCGGGGACAGCGTCTGCACCGAGGACACACCGCGAGGCAACGGCTTCCTGGCCGAGGTCTGCAAAGCCTGGCAGGCAGAGGCGCTGCATGCCCAGGAATTCGGACACAGGGTGGTCATCCCGCGCATCGCGGTCGTTCTTGGCCATGGCGGCGCGCTGGCCAAGATGATCACGCCCTTCTCGCTGGGCCTTGGCGGCAGGATAGGCCACGGGCGGCAGTGGTTCTCGTGGATTCACATAGACGACCTGACGCGGGTCATGAGCTTCCTGCTGGAAACCCCTGAAGCCTCGGGGTCATTCAACGCCTGCTCCCCGGAACCCGTGACCAACGCGGGCTTCACGCAGAGCCTGGCAAAGGGCCTCGGCCGCCCGGCCATACTGCCCGTGCCAGCCTTCGCGCTGCGTCTGGCCCTGGGCGAGGCGGCCGGGATGCTCCTGACCGGTCAGCGCTGCCATCCCGAGGCGCTCCAGCGCCTGGGATTCGGCTTCGCCTTTCCGAACCTCGACGCGGCCCTGGCCCACGTTCTCCCTGAGTTCAAGACCACCCGCTCCGCCTGA
- a CDS encoding iron-sulfur cluster assembly scaffold protein, which produces MAKWTYSDKVKDHFMNPRNILREDNEADFHGIGQTGNIKCGDEMIVYIKVDPANLTITDCKWRTYGCASAIASTSILSEMVIGMTLEQAYDITAKDILQELGGLPDNKVHCSVLGDKALRAAIDDYYRKNGMEDRVRTQSAKIVCECMQVTDEDIEHAVLEGVRSFSELQDMTKIGTGCGECHENAQAVMSGYIQKHFGL; this is translated from the coding sequence ATGGCAAAATGGACCTACTCGGACAAGGTGAAGGACCACTTCATGAACCCCCGCAACATCCTGCGCGAGGACAACGAGGCGGACTTTCACGGCATTGGACAGACGGGCAATATTAAATGCGGCGACGAGATGATCGTCTACATCAAGGTCGACCCCGCAAACCTGACCATCACCGACTGCAAGTGGCGGACGTACGGCTGCGCCAGCGCCATCGCGAGCACATCCATCCTCTCCGAGATGGTCATCGGGATGACCCTGGAGCAGGCCTACGACATCACCGCCAAGGATATCCTGCAGGAACTGGGCGGACTGCCCGACAACAAGGTGCACTGCTCAGTGCTCGGCGACAAGGCGCTCAGGGCCGCCATCGACGACTATTATCGCAAGAACGGCATGGAAGACCGCGTCAGGACGCAGAGCGCAAAGATAGTCTGCGAATGCATGCAGGTCACTGACGAAGACATCGAGCACGCTGTGCTTGAAGGCGTAAGGAGTTTTTCGGAACTGCAGGACATGACCAAGATCGGCACCGGCTGCGGGGAATGTCACGAAAACGCCCAGGCGGTCATGTCGGGCTACATTCAAAAACACTTCGGCCTCTAA
- a CDS encoding cysteine desulfurase NifS translates to MENRTVYFDNNATTPLHPGVKEALIEGLEIFGNPSSMHGFGREAREKVEEAREKVASFIGAEADEILFVGSGSEANNTVLSLLHCDSTRCSCSLSERSGLVTTVIEHPCVLNTARDLGRKNHDVTYLSVDKYGRIDLEELRRAVTDKVAMVSIMMANNEIGTIQDIKAAARIAHEGGALFHTDAVQAVGKIPVDVRDLDVDFLTISAHKLYGPKGIGALYVKKGAPYCPLILGGHQEGGRRAGTENSLGIIGMGKAMELRAVEMEEEEKRLLELKNILKAGIAEAIPDALFMGHPEHSLPGTLSVSFAGAEGEAILLYLDLAGIAVSTGSACASGSLDPSHVIMATGVPVENAHGSVRISLGRENTLEDVEYMLHHLPIIIDRIRTMSTAYRRK, encoded by the coding sequence ATGGAAAACAGAACCGTTTATTTCGACAACAACGCCACCACCCCCCTGCATCCGGGTGTGAAAGAAGCCCTCATCGAGGGCCTTGAAATATTTGGGAACCCTTCCAGCATGCACGGTTTCGGCCGCGAAGCGAGGGAAAAAGTCGAGGAGGCGCGCGAAAAAGTCGCGTCTTTCATCGGGGCGGAAGCTGACGAAATCCTTTTTGTCGGCAGCGGTTCCGAAGCCAACAATACCGTGCTGTCCCTGCTGCATTGCGACAGTACTCGCTGCTCGTGCTCGCTCAGCGAACGCAGCGGCCTCGTGACCACGGTCATCGAGCACCCCTGCGTGCTGAACACTGCCCGCGACCTCGGGCGCAAGAACCACGACGTGACCTACCTGTCCGTGGACAAATACGGTCGCATTGATCTTGAGGAACTGCGCCGGGCCGTGACGGACAAGGTAGCAATGGTGTCCATCATGATGGCCAACAACGAGATCGGCACCATCCAGGACATCAAGGCCGCAGCCCGCATCGCCCATGAAGGCGGGGCCCTTTTCCACACCGACGCGGTGCAGGCAGTGGGCAAGATCCCCGTCGACGTGCGTGACCTCGATGTCGATTTTCTGACCATCTCCGCCCACAAGCTCTACGGCCCCAAGGGCATCGGAGCCCTGTACGTCAAGAAGGGCGCGCCCTACTGTCCGCTCATCCTGGGCGGACATCAGGAAGGCGGCCGCCGCGCGGGGACGGAAAACTCCCTGGGCATCATCGGCATGGGCAAGGCCATGGAACTGCGCGCCGTCGAGATGGAAGAAGAGGAAAAACGCCTGCTTGAGCTCAAGAACATCCTGAAGGCCGGCATCGCCGAAGCCATCCCGGACGCGCTCTTCATGGGCCACCCCGAGCACAGTCTTCCGGGCACGCTCAGCGTCTCCTTTGCCGGAGCCGAGGGCGAGGCCATCCTTCTTTACCTGGATCTGGCCGGCATTGCCGTGTCCACTGGTTCGGCCTGTGCGTCGGGCTCCCTGGACCCGTCCCATGTCATCATGGCCACGGGCGTGCCCGTTGAGAACGCCCACGGCTCCGTGCGCATCAGCCTGGGCCGCGAGAACACCCTGGAAGACGTAGAGTACATGCTCCACCACCTCCCCATTATCATCGACCGCATCCGGACCATGTCCACTGCGTACAGGAGAAAATAA
- a CDS encoding NAD(P)H-dependent dehydrogenase/reductase: MLEILRKRRSIRHYTPQAIEPEVMDQLKEAVLRSPSSRGLNPWEFIFVTDKSLLETLSTAKPHGAHFLREAALGVAVLGNEDKADTWIEDCAIASIILQLACESLGLCSCWVQIRLRPHDQERSAEDRVREILHIPPHLRVESIISIGYPAKSLAGHARETLKDHTIRTNTYS; this comes from the coding sequence ATGCTCGAAATCCTGCGCAAGCGCCGCAGCATCCGCCATTACACTCCGCAAGCCATCGAGCCCGAAGTCATGGATCAGTTGAAGGAGGCCGTGCTGCGCTCGCCGTCATCCCGGGGGCTCAACCCCTGGGAGTTCATTTTCGTCACGGACAAGTCCCTCCTTGAGACCCTGTCCACAGCCAAACCGCACGGCGCGCATTTTCTGCGCGAGGCGGCCCTGGGCGTGGCCGTGCTCGGCAACGAAGACAAGGCCGACACCTGGATCGAAGACTGCGCCATCGCCTCCATCATTCTGCAATTGGCCTGTGAGAGCCTGGGCCTTTGCAGCTGCTGGGTGCAGATCCGCCTGCGACCCCACGACCAGGAAAGGTCGGCCGAGGACCGCGTGCGCGAGATTCTGCACATTCCACCCCATTTGCGGGTTGAATCCATCATCAGCATCGGGTATCCGGCCAAATCCCTCGCGGGCCACGCCCGCGAAACCCTCAAGGATCACACGATCAGGACCAACACCTACTCATGA
- a CDS encoding NUDIX hydrolase, whose translation MTITAGPIRHDRYRFCPACGSPLELQRLRPGEPARLVCSKCAGVVYLDPKVVTCVILEIGDKILLLRRKRPDDSHKWLLPGGYVDEGEPVELAAIREIREEVNLDITLDGLVGVFSYAGWPPVIIVYSAHLDTAEPSAGEETEYLSLFERDQIPWDDLAFPSTRDALLAHINGQACKPMPLTVSVQHS comes from the coding sequence ATGACCATAACCGCCGGTCCCATCCGTCACGACCGCTACCGTTTCTGCCCCGCCTGCGGATCGCCCCTGGAACTGCAACGCCTGCGCCCGGGCGAGCCCGCCCGCCTCGTCTGTTCGAAATGCGCGGGCGTGGTCTATCTCGACCCCAAGGTCGTGACCTGCGTCATCCTCGAGATTGGCGACAAAATCCTGCTCCTGCGCCGCAAACGCCCGGACGACAGCCACAAATGGCTCCTGCCCGGAGGCTACGTGGATGAAGGCGAGCCCGTCGAACTGGCCGCCATCCGCGAAATCCGCGAAGAGGTGAATCTCGACATCACCCTGGACGGTCTGGTCGGCGTCTTCTCCTACGCCGGGTGGCCGCCGGTCATCATCGTCTACAGTGCCCACCTGGATACGGCAGAGCCCAGCGCGGGCGAGGAGACCGAATACCTGAGTCTCTTCGAGCGCGACCAGATACCCTGGGACGACCTGGCCTTTCCGAGCACCCGCGACGCTCTTCTGGCCCATATCAACGGACAGGCCTGCAAGCCCATGCCCCTGACCGTAAGCGTTCAACACTCTTAA
- a CDS encoding arginyltransferase yields MILYSRPEFSPPAPCPYLPDRTLVYSFFFADSLNGAELSWFLSRGWRKFGHYFFRPACPDCRACTPLRVPVRRFKPSRGQKRVLRRCSRISVSFGPVRYEKELFDLYHTHSRIRFGQESTFDEFIANLHSAPCPNLLARYEHDGRLLGAGYLDLGSDGLSSVYFVFDPAVSHLSPGIFSVLREIEETKQRGLAHYYLGYVVPGCERMAYKAGFNPHQLFCWEDGLWHEDGEDPKSPSPGILHPFSGWTGPD; encoded by the coding sequence ATGATTCTCTATTCCCGGCCCGAATTTTCGCCGCCCGCGCCCTGTCCCTATCTGCCGGACAGGACGCTGGTCTATTCCTTCTTCTTCGCCGACAGCCTGAATGGCGCCGAACTGTCCTGGTTCCTGTCCCGGGGCTGGCGCAAGTTCGGCCATTATTTCTTTCGTCCCGCCTGCCCCGATTGCCGGGCCTGCACCCCCCTGCGCGTGCCCGTAAGGCGATTCAAGCCCAGCCGCGGACAAAAGCGCGTGCTGCGCCGCTGCAGCCGGATCAGCGTCAGCTTCGGCCCGGTTCGCTACGAAAAAGAACTTTTTGACCTGTATCATACACATTCCAGGATCCGTTTCGGACAGGAGAGCACCTTCGACGAATTCATCGCCAATCTGCATTCCGCACCCTGTCCGAATCTGCTGGCCCGCTACGAGCATGACGGACGCCTGCTCGGAGCGGGATACCTGGACCTTGGCAGCGATGGCTTGAGTTCCGTCTATTTCGTCTTCGATCCTGCTGTCTCGCACCTCAGCCCCGGCATTTTCAGCGTTCTGCGCGAGATCGAGGAGACGAAACAACGGGGGCTTGCCCACTACTACCTGGGTTATGTTGTGCCGGGATGCGAACGCATGGCCTACAAGGCCGGGTTCAATCCGCACCAGCTCTTTTGCTGGGAGGACGGACTCTGGCACGAGGACGGTGAAGATCCTAAATCGCCGAGTCCGGGCATTCTTCATCCATTTTCGGGGTGGACAGGTCCGGATTAG
- a CDS encoding cytoplasmic protein, whose translation MKTVLFVFNGDPMCFIHVLLNALDMHAAGHEVRIVMEGASVALAPALVKPDHPLAKLFAKVRESGLLDGACKACSVKLGVAAEVEASGIALIGDMSGHPSMRSHMEAGWQVITF comes from the coding sequence ATGAAAACAGTGCTGTTCGTATTCAACGGCGATCCCATGTGCTTTATCCATGTGCTCCTGAACGCCCTCGACATGCACGCCGCCGGTCACGAAGTCCGCATTGTCATGGAAGGGGCTTCCGTTGCGCTGGCCCCGGCCTTGGTCAAGCCCGATCATCCTCTGGCCAAGCTGTTCGCCAAGGTCCGCGAGTCCGGATTGCTTGATGGCGCATGCAAGGCCTGTTCCGTCAAGCTCGGCGTTGCCGCCGAGGTCGAGGCCTCGGGTATCGCCCTCATCGGCGACATGAGCGGCCATCCGTCCATGCGCTCACATATGGAAGCCGGATGGCAGGTCATCACGTTTTGA
- a CDS encoding glutamine--tRNA ligase (catalyzes a two-step reaction, first charging a glutamine molecule by linking its carboxyl group to the alpha-phosphate of ATP, followed by transfer of the aminoacyl-adenylate to its tRNA) gives MDTPSAPSNFLRAIIEEDLRTGKNDGRVCTRFPPEPNGFLHIGHAKSICLNFGLARDYGGRCHLRFDDTNPGKEDPVYVNSIKEDVRWLGFDWGEHLYHASDYFERLHDFAVELIRKGKAYVCSLSAEDTRLYRGTLTEPGRNSPYRDRSVEENLDLFSRMRAGEFPEGAHILRARIDMASPNMNMRDPALYRILHQEHQNTGNAWCIYPMYDFAHGLSDSLERITHSICTLEFADHKPLYDWLLDQLDVPSRPVQYEFNRLNINYTVTSKRKLKNLVDNGVVAGWDDPRMPTISGLRRRGFPPAAIRDFCERIGVSRSDSCVDMGVLENSVREDLDTAAPRAMAVLRPIKLIIENYPEDKEEFFELANHPKNPEMGSRKVGFSREIFIEADDFMENPPGKFFRISPGREVRLRGAYLVTCQDVLKKSDGTIKAVICTYDPGSRGGDAPDGRKVKGTLHWVGARHCAQAEVRLYDRLFTVESPGRDADFLTQINAASLEILTDCKVEKSLLQAAPEARFQFERQGFFCADRHDHGPDRPVFNRTVTLRDSWSKMAK, from the coding sequence ATGGACACGCCATCCGCACCCTCAAATTTTTTGCGCGCCATCATCGAAGAAGATCTCAGGACCGGCAAGAACGACGGCCGGGTCTGTACCCGCTTCCCACCCGAACCGAACGGGTTCCTGCACATCGGTCACGCCAAGTCCATCTGCCTGAACTTCGGTCTGGCGCGCGACTACGGCGGACGCTGCCATCTGCGCTTCGACGACACCAACCCAGGCAAGGAAGATCCGGTCTACGTGAACTCCATCAAGGAGGACGTGCGCTGGCTCGGCTTTGACTGGGGCGAGCACCTCTACCACGCCTCGGACTACTTCGAGCGCCTCCACGATTTCGCGGTGGAGTTGATCCGCAAAGGCAAGGCCTACGTCTGCTCGCTCTCGGCCGAAGACACGCGCCTCTATCGCGGCACCCTGACCGAGCCCGGCAGGAACAGCCCGTACCGCGACCGCTCCGTGGAGGAAAACCTGGATCTCTTCTCCCGCATGCGCGCCGGTGAATTCCCCGAAGGAGCGCACATCCTGCGGGCCAGGATCGACATGGCCTCGCCGAACATGAACATGCGCGACCCGGCCCTGTACCGCATCCTGCACCAGGAGCACCAGAATACGGGAAATGCGTGGTGCATCTACCCCATGTACGACTTCGCCCACGGCCTGTCAGACTCGCTGGAGCGCATCACCCACTCCATCTGCACCCTCGAATTCGCGGACCACAAGCCCCTCTACGACTGGCTGCTGGACCAGCTCGACGTCCCCAGCCGGCCCGTGCAGTACGAATTCAACCGCCTGAACATCAATTACACCGTGACCAGCAAGCGCAAGCTCAAGAACCTGGTCGACAACGGCGTCGTTGCAGGCTGGGACGACCCGCGCATGCCCACCATCTCAGGACTGCGCCGCCGAGGCTTTCCGCCCGCGGCCATCCGCGACTTCTGCGAACGCATCGGGGTGAGTCGCTCGGACAGCTGCGTGGACATGGGCGTGCTCGAAAACTCCGTACGCGAGGATCTTGACACGGCCGCCCCCCGGGCCATGGCCGTGCTGCGTCCGATCAAGCTGATCATCGAGAACTACCCTGAAGACAAGGAGGAGTTCTTCGAACTGGCCAACCACCCCAAAAACCCGGAGATGGGCAGCCGGAAGGTGGGCTTTTCACGCGAAATCTTCATCGAGGCCGATGATTTCATGGAAAACCCTCCCGGCAAGTTTTTTCGCATCTCTCCCGGCCGCGAGGTGCGCCTGCGCGGCGCCTATCTGGTGACGTGCCAGGATGTGCTCAAGAAATCCGACGGAACCATCAAGGCCGTGATCTGCACCTACGACCCAGGCAGCCGGGGCGGGGACGCCCCGGACGGACGCAAGGTCAAGGGTACCCTGCACTGGGTCGGCGCCCGGCACTGCGCACAGGCCGAGGTGCGCCTCTACGACCGTCTCTTCACGGTGGAATCGCCGGGCAGGGATGCCGACTTCCTGACCCAGATCAACGCGGCCTCCCTGGAAATTCTGACCGACTGCAAAGTGGAAAAATCACTGCTCCAGGCTGCGCCCGAGGCGCGCTTCCAGTTTGAACGACAGGGCTTTTTCTGCGCGGACCGCCATGATCACGGTCCGGACCGCCCGGTTTTCAACAGGACCGTCACCTTGCGTGATTCCTGGTCCAAGATGGCAAAATAG
- a CDS encoding diphosphate--fructose-6-phosphate 1-phosphotransferase (catalyzes the formation of fructose 1,6-bisphosphate from fructose 6-phosphate and diphosphate): MGNAPRLDTSVPTLGPCKVDNPLPYCHHIDDKSKMPLYLSGEILDGATSNTVCEFEEAGPRQKIYFDPPKTKCAIVTCGGLCPGINDVIRAIVMSAHHNYHISGIYGIRYGLQGFIPKYKHDIMELTPDSVCDIHEFGGTILSSSRGPQAPEEIVDALERMNISALFMIGGDGSMKAASSVTQEVLRRGLKISIIGIPKTIDNDINFVTRSFGFDTAVEKATEAIRCAHIEALGAPGGIGMVKLMGRESGFIAAQASLALKEVNFVLVPEAPFELHGPDGFLVQLKTRLEQRQHAVIVVAEGAGQDLCRINNQVDLSGNPILGDICDVLRSEIKKFFDATDFPYTLKYIDPSYIIRSIPANSNDRIYCGFLGQHAVHAAMAGKTGMVVSKLQERYLYLPLDLVTAKRRKLNIYSNYWRSVMESTGQPQSMFNCATKA, translated from the coding sequence ATGGGCAACGCGCCACGCCTCGACACTTCCGTCCCCACCCTTGGCCCATGCAAGGTCGACAATCCCTTGCCCTACTGCCACCATATAGACGATAAATCCAAGATGCCCCTCTATCTCTCCGGCGAGATCCTTGATGGCGCGACGTCCAATACAGTCTGCGAATTCGAGGAAGCGGGGCCCAGACAGAAAATCTATTTCGACCCGCCCAAGACCAAATGCGCCATCGTGACCTGCGGCGGCTTGTGCCCAGGCATCAACGACGTGATCAGGGCCATCGTCATGAGCGCCCACCACAACTATCACATCTCCGGAATCTACGGAATCCGCTACGGCCTGCAGGGCTTCATCCCCAAATACAAGCACGACATCATGGAGCTGACCCCGGACAGCGTCTGCGACATCCACGAATTCGGAGGCACCATCCTGTCCTCCTCGCGCGGGCCCCAGGCTCCGGAGGAGATCGTGGACGCGCTGGAGCGCATGAACATCTCGGCCCTGTTCATGATCGGCGGCGACGGCAGCATGAAAGCGGCCAGCTCCGTGACCCAGGAGGTGCTGCGGCGGGGGCTCAAGATCTCCATCATCGGCATCCCCAAAACCATCGACAACGACATCAACTTCGTGACCCGCTCCTTTGGCTTCGATACGGCTGTGGAAAAAGCCACCGAGGCCATCCGCTGCGCCCATATCGAGGCCCTGGGTGCGCCCGGCGGAATCGGCATGGTCAAGCTCATGGGCCGGGAGTCGGGCTTCATCGCCGCCCAGGCCAGCCTGGCTTTAAAAGAGGTCAATTTCGTGCTGGTCCCCGAAGCGCCTTTTGAACTGCATGGTCCGGACGGCTTTCTGGTTCAGCTCAAAACCCGCCTGGAGCAGCGGCAGCACGCGGTCATCGTCGTGGCCGAAGGGGCTGGTCAGGACCTGTGCCGGATCAACAACCAGGTCGATCTCTCTGGCAACCCCATCCTGGGCGACATCTGCGATGTGCTGCGCTCTGAGATCAAGAAATTCTTTGACGCCACGGATTTTCCCTACACACTCAAATACATCGACCCCAGCTACATCATCCGTTCCATCCCGGCCAACTCCAACGACCGCATCTACTGCGGCTTCCTCGGCCAGCATGCCGTGCACGCGGCCATGGCCGGCAAGACCGGGATGGTCGTGTCCAAGCTGCAGGAGCGCTACCTGTACCTGCCCCTGGATCTGGTCACCGCCAAACGGCGCAAGCTCAACATCTACTCCAACTACTGGAGATCTGTCATGGAATCCACCGGACAACCCCAATCCATGTTTAACTGCGCTACAAAGGCATAG
- a CDS encoding inosine/xanthosine triphosphatase → MAGHHVLTRNIGDCRYGDAPLVIRVGSLNPVKLGAIRDVMCVPFPQARFEPVPAPSEVPDQPLGLEETLRGAKNRARNAFADCALSVALESGLIEVPGSNTGYMNLTACAIYDGREMYLGLGPAFELPPEVTRLVVVEGLELDPAVRRVGLTENERIGYSQGLIGILSGGRVTRMDYSRPAVSMALVRMGL, encoded by the coding sequence ATGGCAGGTCATCACGTTTTGACCCGGAACATCGGGGATTGCCGGTACGGCGATGCGCCGCTGGTCATTCGGGTCGGTTCGCTCAATCCGGTCAAGCTGGGTGCCATCCGCGATGTCATGTGCGTGCCTTTTCCCCAGGCCCGGTTCGAGCCCGTGCCCGCACCCTCCGAGGTGCCGGACCAACCCCTCGGGCTTGAAGAGACCCTGCGCGGAGCAAAGAATCGCGCCAGAAATGCCTTTGCCGACTGCGCTCTGTCCGTGGCCCTGGAATCCGGACTCATCGAAGTGCCCGGGTCCAACACCGGCTACATGAATTTGACGGCCTGCGCCATTTACGACGGCCGCGAAATGTATCTGGGGCTGGGTCCCGCCTTCGAACTGCCCCCGGAGGTGACTCGCCTGGTGGTGGTCGAGGGCCTGGAACTGGACCCGGCCGTGCGCCGGGTCGGGCTGACCGAGAACGAGCGTATCGGCTATTCCCAGGGCCTTATCGGAATCCTGAGCGGCGGCCGGGTCACGCGCATGGATTACAGCCGTCCTGCGGTGTCCATGGCCCTGGTCCGCATGGGCCTGTAG